The Cryptococcus deuterogattii R265 chromosome 3, complete sequence genome has a segment encoding these proteins:
- a CDS encoding pre-mRNA-splicing ATP-dependent RNA helicase PRP28 (genome sequence mistake) — MAGPLSVEDILAKQKAEKEAAAKPKFLSKAERQKIALEKRQSEVRVNQEREEAERRQREEFDRAAEEERRRHEQEKYGYNAGPSGRNDLDGYVRDGYGRDNRRNFGDRRNGPGPVIPSGPRGAALPAGPRSMQNGNGVGLPYGGSVQDSPNQLPSTPATGSASPAPASSVASGDAVPPSQAELEALRARYLGKRTDGKKPRLRKAQDKKIIFDWNEQDDTSAADQSSWTREVRELVPGGTMFGGRLAGMDGARKNDARTDNHADPLERRRAVKGKDDDRHWSDKPLDEMKERDWRIFREDFSIVARGGGIPYPLRNWRESAIPSQILDIIEEIGYKEPSPIQRQAIPIGMQNRDLIGIAKTGSGKTAAFVIPMLDYIGHLPPLNDDNRHLGPYALILAPTRELAQQIEAETRKFAIPLGYKCVSIVGGRSVEEQQFALRDGAEIIIATPGRLKDMVDKSILVMSQCRYVVMDEADRMVDLGFEVDLNFILDSMPATFVKPDDAVALQATTEGDWQGWRVTTLFSATMPPAVERLARKYLIKPATVVIGNAGEAVDTVEQRVEFVHGDEKKKARLIEILRTIGLPLL; from the exons ATGGCAGGACCGCTTTCAGTTGAAGATATTTTGGCAAAGCAAAAGGCCGAAAAAGAAGCCGCTGCCAAG CCCAAGTTTCTAAGCAAAGCAGAGCGACAAAAGATTGCTCTGGAAAAGCGTCAATCTGAGGTCCGCGTGAATCAAGAacgggaagaagctgagcgTCGCCAGCGAGAAGAATTTGATCGTGCtgccgaagaagagcggcGACGCCATGAGCAAGAGAAATATGGCTACAATGCCGGGCCCAGTGGTAGGAATGATCTAGATGGATATGTAAGGGATGGGTATGGTCGTGATAATAGGAGAAATTTTGGAGACCGCCGAAATGGACCTGGGCCTGTTATCCCTTCTGGGCCTCGCGGTGCAGCCCTTCCTGCGGGACCAAGGAGTATGCAAAACGGAAACGGTGTCGGCCTTCCTTACGGCGGCTCTGTGCAAGATTCGCCCAATCAATTGCCCTCTACACCTGCTACTGGTTCCGCGTCTCCTGCGCCTGCTTCCTCTGTGGCGTCGGGAGACGCTGTTCCCCCTTCTCAGGCAGAACTTGAAGCTCTTCGTGCTCGCTATCTCGGAAAGAGGAcagatgggaagaagccgCGTCTGAGAAAGGCTCAAGACAAGAAAATCATTTTCGATTGGAATGAGCAGGATGATACGAGTGCTGCAGATCAGAGTTCATGGACCAGGGAAGTGCGAGAGTTAGTCCCGGGAGGCACAATGTTTGGTGGACGTTTAGCAGGGATGGACGGAGCCAGGAAGAATGACGCTCGGACTGATAA CCACGCAGATCCATTAGAGCGTCGACGTGCtgtcaagggcaaggatgatgatcgCCACTGGTCTGACAAGCCCCTTGACGAGATGAAGGAACGAGACTGGCGTATCTTCCGTGAAGACTTTAGTATTGTTGCTAGAGGTGGTGGAATCCCTTATCCTCTAAGGAACTGGAGAGAATCGGCCATTCCAAGTCAAATTTTGGATATTATCGAAGAGATCGGTTACAAGGAGCCCAGTCCTATTCAAAGGCAAGCAATCCCTATCGGAATGCAAAATCGCGACCTGATCGGTATCGCCAAAACTG GTTCCGGTAAGACCGCCGCTTTCGTCATCCCTATGCTCGATTACATCggtcatcttcctcctcttaACGACGATAATCGCCACCTTGGCCCTTATGCCCTTATCCTGGCGCCTACGCGAGAACTTGCTCAACAAATAGAGGCTGAAACTCGAAAATTTGCCATTCCTCTGGGATATAAGTGTGTTTCAATCGTCGGTGGTCGATCCGTCGAAGAACAACAATTTGCTCTGCGTGATGGCGCCGAAATTATCATTGCTACCCCAGGTCGATTGAAGGATATGGTCGACAAGAGCATACTCGTTATGAGCCAATGTAGATACGTCGTCATGGATGAAGCTGACCGCATGGTTGACCTTGGTTTCGAGGTCGACCTCAACTTCATCCTTGACTCGATGCCCGCTACTTTTGTCAAGCCCGACGACGCGGTGGCACTCCAAGCGACAACTGAAGGCGATTGGCAAGGATGGCGAGTTACCACACTTTTCTCTGCCACAATGCCTCCAGCTGTTGAGCGTCTTGCGCGAAAGTATTTGATCAAGCCTGCGACTGTCGTTATTGGTAATGCCGGTGAAGCTGTTGATACTGTTGAACAGAGAGTCGAGTTTGTGCACGGTgacgagaaaaagaaggctAGGCTCATTGAAATCCTCCGTACTATCGGCTTGCCCCTCCTATGA
- a CDS encoding ribulose-phosphate 3-epimerase encodes MSKAIISPSVLASDLSDLSNECRRMMANGCDWLHMDVMDGHFVPNITMGAPILEHVYKNVPNIFMDCHMMVSNPAQWVPEVAKAGGKLYTFHYEATEEPEKVIELVHSHNMLAGLAISPETPASAVTDSLGKAADLLLVMTVRPGRGGQKFMPECLEKVKELRERFPGKNIQVDGGVGSGNACQCAQAGSNVLVAGTAIFGAKDPKQTIQEMRAAVDDVIAQRK; translated from the exons ATGAGCAAAGCtatcatctctccctccgTTCTTGCC AGCGATTTGTCCGACCTCAGCAACGAGTGTCGACGAATGATGGCAAATGGATGTGACTGGCTCCACATGG ACGTCATGGATGGCCATTTTGTCCCCAACATCACCATGGGCGCCCCCATTCTTGAACACGTTTACAAGAATGTCCCCAACATCTTTATGGACTGCCACATGATGGTTTCTAACCCTGCTCAATGGGTTCCTGAAGTTGCCAAGGCAGGTGGAAAACTGTACACTTTCCACTATGAAGCTACCG AGGAGCCCGAAAAGGTCATTGAGCTTGTCCACTCGCATAACATGCTTGCTGGCCTTGCTATTTCCCCTGAAACACCAGCTAGTGCTGTCACCGACTCCCTCGGCAAGGCTGCCGATCTCTTGCTTGTTATGACCGTCCGCCCCGGCCGAGGTGGTCAAAAGTTTATGCCTGAATGTCTcgaaaaggtcaaggaaTTGAGGGAAAGGTTCCCTGGGAAGAACATCCAGGTTGATGGTGGTGTTGGATCTGGCAATGCTTGTCAATGCGCCCAAGCCG GCTCCAACGTCCTTGTCGCCGGTACTGCCATCTTTGGCGCCAAAGACCCCAAGCAGACTATCCAGGAAATGCGCGCCGCTGTGGATGATGTTATTGCTCAGCGAAAGTAA
- a CDS encoding CMGC/CLK protein kinase — MSTSSHLAHPTHLPAPPTPPQPIPARRAQDTAPPPPLLHPFPCLPGRPSLHRAPAESLAALCPAARSPRLPLPTRTARRPSPPPVLPSRISGRCPALPRSTPPQPPRHHPYSHHAHSDSPHLDQPRPCYDHALLYRESYPSFPPSHQGSPYLPPPTPSAYAYRAPSPFRIPPPLTFRYSHSPPPLDTMPPRKKAETSTASSATASNASAIAGTRARRGANGKGWTTEHTYEPNGQRKEIIVIDDSASPMVQPVRKRTRAQVAAEQAAQQQQLHQAYASTNAGYSDTVSLSNGHGSVASTAGTAAGATTKKRKLDDEQEKKAKAKVASTATSASVQTTGTWQSTQAAPANTTTQYQKAPAQPAQRQGPPPWDDSEGHYIVKPDDVIGGRYKIVRLLGQGTFGKVVEARHIETRRKVAIKVIRAVQKYREASKIEIRVLETLRKHDPRNDNKCIHLDEYFDFRNHPCLVSELYGMSVFDFLKQNGFQPFPDKHIQDFAKSLLKSVSYLHSLKLVHTDLKPENILLCSNEARLAGPRVRNARSKSILKNTEIRLIDFGSATFESEYHSSVVSTRHYRAPEIILGLSWSYPCDMFSIGCILVEFYTGNALFQTHDNLEHLAMMEVVMGKFSQRMIEKGKSKKPEYFKGNKIDFPNSTVSKASRKYVKSMQSLKQVIDPANRHQQLFLDLCTRLLEHDPDVRIKVQDALRHPYLTEPIPEPA, encoded by the exons ATGAGCACCAGCAGCCACCTCGCGCACCCCACCCACCTCCCCGCCCCGCCGACTCCTCCCCAGCCCATACCCGCACGCCGCGCACAAGACACCGCTCCCCCGccgcccctcctccacccgtTCCCCTGCCTCCCCGGGCGTCCATCCCTCCATCGTGCCCCCGCCGAGTCCCTCGCTGCACTCTGCCCCGCCGCACGGTCCCCTCGCCTGCCGCTCCCCACCCGTACTGCCCGCCGGCCTTCCCCGCCACCCGTCCTTCCCAGCCGCATCTCTGGTCGCTGCCCCGCCCTCCCTCGATCGACTCCTCCGCAACCCCCGCGGCACCATCCGTACTCCCATCACGCCCACTCGGACTCGCCCCATCTGGACCAGCCCAGGCCCTGCTACGATCACGCCCTCCTCTACCGCGAGTCGTacccctcctttccccccaGCCACCAAGGCTCGCCCTACCTGCCGCCGCCCACTCCCTCCGCGTACGCCTACCGCGCCCCGTCTCCGTTCCGCATCCCGCCTCCCCTGACGTTCAGGTACTCGCACTCACCGCCACCGCTAGATACCATGCCGCCACGCAAAAAGGCAGAAACATCCACCGCAAGCTCAGCGACCGCGTCCAATGCATCAGCGATCGCCGGCACgagggcgagaagaggtgcCAACGGCAAGGGATGGACGACCGAGCACACGTATGAGCCCAACGGTCAGCGCAAGGAGATCATCGTCATTGACGACTCGGCCAGCCCAATGGTGCAGCCTGTGAGGAAGCGGACGCGGGCGCAGGTCGCAGCTGAGCAGGCAgcccagcagcagcagttaCATCAGGCCTATGCCAGCACGAACGCTGGCTACTCGGATACTGTGAGCTTATCAAATGGGCACGGCAGCGTCGCCAGCACAGCTGGTACAGCAGCGGGAGCAAccacgaagaagagaaagctGGATGACGAacaggaaaagaaggcaaaggccAAGGTTGCGAGT ACGGCGACATCGGCATCTGTACAGACGACTGGGACATGGCAATCGACACAGGCTGCTCCAGCCAACACCACCACGCAGTACCAGAAAGCGCCCGCTCAGCCAGCTCAACGGCAGGGTCCACCGCCGTGGGATGACTCGGAAGGTCATTACATTGTCAAGCCCGACGACGTTATCGGCGGTAGAT ACAAAATTGTCAGATTACTGGGTCAAGGAACGTTTGGCAAGGTGGTTGAAGCCAGACATATTGAGACACGGCGTAAAGTTGCGATCAAGGTCATCCGAGCCGTGCAAAAGTATCGCGAGGCGAGCAAAATTGAGATTCGAGTGCTTGAGACGCTTCGAAAGCATGACCCACGGAATGACAA CAAATGTATACATCTCGACGAATATTTCGACTTTCGGAACCACCCATGTCTCGTCTCCGAGCTGTACGGAATGAGCGTATTCGACTTTTTAAAGCAAAACGGTTTCCAACCGTTCCCGGATAAGCACATTCAAGACTTTGCAAAAAGCTTATTAAAAAGCGTGTCCT acttgCACTCTCTCAAGCTCGTACACACTGATCTCAAGCCCGAGAATATTCTTTTATGTTCAAATGAGGCGAGATTAGCAGGTCCTAGAGTTCGAAATGCTCGTTCAAAATCCATCCTCAAG AACACTGAAATCCGTCTTATCGATTTTGGTTCTGCCACATTTGAGTCTGAATATCATTCCTCTGTCGTCTCTACCAGGCACTATCGTGCCCCCGAAATCATACTTGGTCTTTCGTGGTCCTATCCTTGTGACATGTTCAGTATAGGCTGTATCCTTGTAGAATTCTACACTGGAAATGCGCTTTTCCAGACGCACGATAATTTGGAGCATttggcgatgatggaggtTGTGATGGGCAAGTTTAGTCAGAGGATgattgagaagggaaa aagtaAGAAGCCAGAGTATTTTAAAGGCAACAAGATAGATTTCCCCAATTCTACAGTATCCAAAGCGAGCAGGAAATACGTCAAGAGTATGCAAAGCCTCAA ACAAGTGATCGATCCTGCAAACAGGCATCAACAATTATTCCTTGATCTTTGTACAAGACTGCTAGAGCATGATCCGGATGTCCGGATCAAGGTGCAGGACGCTTTACGACATCC GTATTTGACCGAGCCTATTCCGGAGCCTGCATAA